From one Triticum aestivum cultivar Chinese Spring chromosome 4B, IWGSC CS RefSeq v2.1, whole genome shotgun sequence genomic stretch:
- the LOC123093169 gene encoding heavy metal-associated isoprenylated plant protein 6, with protein MGAGKEAPGGVDGAAEPPPPVVLKMVLHCAGCAKKVRNSIKSMPGVQAVVADAASNRVVVAGTADAAALKARIESRTKKPVEIVSSGAGAGPAKPPAAPAAAEKKSPDKENPDKGGGGADKGDKPGSSKPQPPKEEDAAKKQPPTHTEEKKPTELQETTVLLKIRLHCDGCADRIRRRIYKIKGVKHVELEGNAKDEVKVTGTMDVPAMVAYLTEKLNRAVEAVAPGKKDKGGSDEKKDKGAGDGEKKDKAAGGDHVVMSQDKGKGIEVTGPSMASAAASVAPAPVQPRTHHVSPYGQVPYPQPQGPPPSYYSPYGGNADGAGYAGAGGYYQQQQHPSANSGGYYQQQHPGGESGGYYQQPREAGGYYQQQHHPSGGYYQQENPNPQAYQPSYPPPYHFDTAPPPQMFSDENPNSCSVM; from the exons ATGGGGGCGGGGAAGGAGGCTCCCGGCGGCGTCGACggcgccgccgagccgccgccgccggtcgtgCTCAAGATGGTCTTGCATTGCGCCGGCTGCGCCAAGAAGGTCCGCAACAGCATCAAGAGCATGCCTG GCGTGCAGGCGGTGGTGGCGGACGCGGCGTCGAACAGGGTCGTCGTGGCGGGGACGGCCGACGCGGCCGCGCTCAAGGCGAGGATCGAGTCCCGCACCAAGAAGCCCGTCGAGATCgtctcctccggcgccggcgccggcccggCCAAGCCCCCAGCAGCCCCCGCCGCGGCCGAGAAGAAGAGCCCCGACAAGGAGAATCCCGACAAGGGGGGCGGCGGAGCCGACAAGGGGGATAAGCCCGGCTCCTCCAAGCCGCAGCCGCCCAAAGAGGAAGACGCGGCGAAGAAGCAACCGCCCACCCACACAGAGGAGAAGAAACCCACGGAGCTCCAG GAGACCACGGTGCTGCTCAAGATCCGCCTCCACTGCGACGGCTGCGCCGACCGCATCAGGCGCCGAATCTACAAAATCAAAG GGGTCAAGCATGTGGAGCTGGAGGGCAATGCCAAGGACGAGGTGAAGGTCACGGGGACCATGGACGTCCCCGCCATGGTGGCGTATCTCACGGAGAAGCTCAACCGCGCCGTCGAGGCCGTCGCGCCCGGCAAGAAGGACAAGGGCGGCAGCGACGAGAAGAAGGACaagggcgccggcgacggcgagAAGAAGGACAAAGCGGCGGGCGGTGACCACGTCGTCATGAGCCAGGACAAGGGGAAAGGCATCGAGGTGACGGGCCCGTCCATGGCGTCCGCCGCGGCGTCCGTGGCGCCCGCGCCGGTCCAGCCGAGGACGCACCACGTCTCGCCGTACGGCCAAGTCCCGTACCCGCAGCCGCAGGGCCCCCCGCCCAGCTACTACAGCCCCTATGGCGGCAATGCCGACGGCGCGGGGTACGCCGGCGCCGGCGGCTACTACCAACAACAACAGCACCCCAGCGCGAACTCCGGCGGCTACTACCAGCAGCAACACCCGGGCGGCGAATCCGGCGGCTACTACCAGCAACCAAGAGAGGCCGGCGGCTACTACCAGCAGCAACACCACCCCAGCGGCGGCTACTACCAGCAGGAGAACCCCAACCCCCAGGCGTACCAGCCGTCGTACCCGCCGCCCTACCACTTCGACACGGCGCCGCCTCCGCAGATGTTCAGCGACGAGAACCCCAACTCGTGCTCCGTCATGTGA